Sequence from the Neomonachus schauinslandi chromosome 9, ASM220157v2, whole genome shotgun sequence genome:
ATGGACACTTAGATTACATTTAGAATCACACAGTAGCAAACAGAGCCTGGTGTTAACTGAGGTCTTCTGATCTCTTAAGCCCCAGACACTTTCTCTTGGTTCCCTCAGAGTGCCTTCTGAATCTTTCCAGATCTTTCCTCCCCCTAAGCATGGTAACCCTGCACCATCTCTCCTTCCTAGAGCTTAGAACCAAGTTTGAGAAGTTTCCCCAGTTTCCTTGTTGACTGCAGGGGACCACGGAGAGCCCATCTGTTTCCCCAGTGGAAGGCCCACCCTGGCAGAGGCACTGGGACCCAGAACTTGTACAATGCCCTGATAAGCTTCTTAGAGGCAGGTATTAGCAGGGATCGGATATTCTTCCCCTGAGATGCCCTTCACACCCGACCTGCCTTGAATTAGGATTCCACAGGGGAGCTGGGTACAGGAGAATGGGGTGTTTCCTGCTGTCCAGCTTCAGACTCACTCTTTGAGACCCTGGATTCTGACAAGTTTCCAGAACTAAGAAGACACTCAGATGTCCAGGTTTGAAGGTAAATGATGTGATTAGGTAGGAGGGGTCAGCTGGGGTGCCAGCTCAGCTCCGTTAGACAACACAGGCAGACCAGAAAGAAAGAGACCCTCCCAAGTTTCTTTAGGAGAGTCAAGCAGTTTGCTGCGGAGTTGAGTTTATGGCAAGGGACAGGGCCCCTGGGAAGACGGTTACAGGAATCaaggacagagaaggaaatgtaCTTACTCTGTACTTCTCCTTTTGCTTGTTCCTTTTTTGCTTTAAGACAAATGCATttggggacacctgagtggctcagttggttaagcgactgccttcggctcaggtcatgatcctggagtcccgggatcgagtcccacatcgggctccctgctcagcagggagtctgcttctccctctgaccctcccctctctcatgtgcgcgcgctctctctctcaaataaataaaaatcttaaaaaagaaaaaaaaaagacaaatgcattTGCGTCTCTAATTAGTGTGGCCTGCTGGGAAGATTGGGGCATTAGAAGGCTCACCTGCGCAGCCACTCACAAGCTGTGTCAGGTTGAGCAAGTCCAGCTcctctctggatctcagcttCTTCAGGTCCCAAATGGGGAGTTACGCTAACTAGTGTCTGTAAGTCCTCCTACCTTTAATGACCTGAGACTCCATGAGTCACTCATCTCACTTCTAATATATTCCTTTAAATGCAAAACCAACCATTTCTAgttattgttttataataatcTGCAGACACtagagatttaataaatatttacttgggCTGGACCTCAGTGCCCTTCTTTATAAATTGAGGATTTTTTCAGAGCCCTTCAtgttcttcttcccctcctgaagaatataaaattaaacctttatataaaactataaaattaaaattttatataaaattaacccTTATGTAGCACTTGATTCTGTACAATGCTTTTCATACACCTTATGTGTTTTTACTCTCTCAACATTCCTGTGACATAGGTATGTGTTGTTactattgttctttcttttttttttttttaaagattgtatttctttatttgacagagagatagagagcacaagtaggcagagcggcaggaagagggagagggagaagcaggtttcccgctgaacagggagcccaatgtggagcttgattccaggaccctgggatcatgacctgagctgaaggcagccacttaaccaacagccacccgggcgccccctattgttatttctattaaaataaattaaatttaaatttaaaatatcatgaaaCGGCACAGGATAAAAAGGTTAAACAGTTAAACTGAACATCAGGATTTACTGAAAAGTAAGTCTTCCTCAGACCCCGATCTCTGTTTCCCTTCTCCAGATGTCCTTCCAAGGATCATCTTTGCATAATCAACCCATATGTTAACACGTTTATTTCACACATGAGGCAATGAGGTTCGCCTGTCCAGGGTGGCACAGCTGGAAAGCAGCAGGGCTGGAAATCCAGGCCTTTGACTCCATTCTCCATGTTCTTCCCACCACACCACACTGTCTGGGAAGCATCATGACATTAGCTTTGTCCTCTCTGGGTGATACCATGGAATTGTTTTAAATGggtccaaaaccaaaaaaccaaaaaacacccaCATGGAGTCTTGATGTTTCTAGCACTGCCTTCTTCTGCTGCCTATTTTTGTCTAAAGCTTAAAATCTTGTCTCCTTATCTTCCTCTTGCCTTTGACAAGGTGAGATCTGTGGCCTGGGGCACCAACTGTGGATGACTGGCTCCCAGCAACTCAGGCTTGGACCTGAGGGGTGCTGGCAGACCTCTCGCAGGGATCCCAAAGAGGGTGAGGTAGACCCAGCTCAGGAACCTGGGCTGTTGGCATGCCTACGCAGCAAAGAGGACCTCTAATGCTTTTTCCTAAGAGCGGGCATTTTTCTCTGGAACAGGCAGTAGGGGTAGTTTTGTTCCAGCAGAAACAACTGCTTCCTAGCACAAAGGCCTCTATATGAATTGTCATCACTCTTTTCTAGGTGATGGTTTGATGGCTCCCAGCTCTCCTCTTAGGGGCaaataacctcttttttttttttttaccctcccTCAGGTTTGTGGATACCCCCTAGCTGGGCTTCATGGAGAAATCTTCACTGATCACCAACCTGAATCCCAGAACAGACCCCATCTTTCCATGGACAGAATGAGAGGTCTTCTGTAACCAGGCATAACTGGCCATCATGGGGAAATTGATCAGAATGGGAACACGGAAGAGGCGGTTACTCTGGCCAAAGCGGCTTCTTTGGAGTCGACTCTTCTTCCTGTTGGGAATGTTGATCATCGGTTCCGCCTACCAGCACCTGAGGAGCCCCCGGGGCCTCCCCTCATTGTGGGCAGCAGTCTCCTCCCAACACCCTGTAAAACTGGCCAGCCGTGACCTCCCTAACAACGATATGATGATGGTGAGCAGTGACCCTCCAAGAGCTAGCTCTGAAATGATGGGTGACACACGGGTGCCCCAAACTACAGTGGGCAAGGATGAGGCAACACGTGGCATAACAATGGAGAATACCCCCAATCCACCCAGAAGGACAGCCAACATCACTTCAACAATGCCCAAGAATAACTACAGCCTAACAGCTGCAGACACAGAAAGAACGAAGGAAGACACCACAATCACACCCAGTAGAGTACTGAATCACTACACCCCAACTTCAAAAAGGCCAACAGTAAAGAATCATACCCCAACAACATCACCCAGGGTAGAAATGCAGAGCTATCACCCAACTCAGGCTGGGAGAAAGGTGATGAAATATACCCCATCTCCATTTGGTAGACTAGTAAGCACTTATGCCCCATCCACACTCATGACAATGACAGAGAGCCATGGGATCACCCCCAGAACAACACTGAAAGACAGTGAAACTATGACAACCACCAAAATATTGGAGACCAACCCCTCTAAGAGAATAGTAGAGGAAACCACCCCAACTACTCTCAAGGGAATAATTAATAAAACGCCAACTTCCCTGATAAATGACATGGAAACAAACATCTTGACTTCTCCAAGGAGTATGACGGAAGAGAACACCCTGACTACCCCCAGAAGAGTGGATAATAACAGATCGACCAAGCCCCGGGGGTTAGTGGGAAAGAACAAGCTGACGGCGCCCCTGCGAATGGGCCTGGAGCACACCACAGCCATCTCGGAGGGGCGAGTGACAATACGCACCACCACAACAGGCAGTGGCCCAACAGAAACCAAAGCCTCTACCGCTACCTGGAGTATTAGTAATCCCTTATCTGGAACCAGCGTGTCGACCAGTGGAATATCCTCCACCACCTTCCGGGGGCTGGCAAAGAAATCTTCCATGGCACCCAGGCCCTCCTCACCCTCCAAGGTCAGGGCAAATCCAACCATCCAGGTCCGTCACTGTGTGGTTGTGGAGCCAGCCCCAGCGGtgccccctgctccctcccccagcctgacAACAGCTATGATCCCAGAGGCACCCAGTTCCAATCCCTCAGCACTGCCTCCTGGGTGGCCAGACCTTCACTCCAAGGCAGAGTACCCCCCAGACTTGTTCAGCATAGAGGAGCGGCGACAGGGCTGGGTGGTCCTGCACATCTTTGGCATGATGTACGTGTTTGTGGCCTTGGCCATCGTGTGTGACGAGTACTTTGTCCCAGCCCTGGGTGTCATCACAGATAAACTGCAGATCTCAGATGATGTGGCAGGTGCCACCTTCATGGCTGCTGGAGGCTCTGCCCCTGAGCTCTTCACCTCCCTCATTGGTGTCTTCATCTCTCACAGCAACGTGGGCATTGGTACCATCGTGGGCTCTGCTGTGTTCAACATCCTCTTTGTCATCGGCACCTGTGCCCTCTTCTCCCGGGAGATCCTCAATCTCACATGGTGGCCCTTATTCCGTGATGTCTCTTTCTACATCCTTGACCTGATAATGctcattctcttcttcctggaCAGCCTCATTACCTGGTGGGAAAGCCTGCTGTTACTGCTGGCCTATGCTTTATATGTGTTCACCATGAAGTGGAATAAGCAGCTCGAGGTCTGGGTGAAGGAGCAGCTCAGCAGGAGGCCAGTGGCCAAGGTCATGGCCCTAGGGGACCTCAGCAAGGTAAGGACAGGCTGGCTCAAATTTCTGTAGCCCCTTTGGGGTAAAAAGATGAGGGGAGAGACCAGTGACTGTAGAGTAGAAATTGCTGGGTCAGGCCTCAAGAGATGGGTGCTCTGCTTCCCTTTgctattcattcaacatttaaagCCCTATTCTTTGCCAGGTGCTTGGCAAGAGTGACCTTGGCTCAGCTCCCAATCATCCGATGGTTATTATTACGATCCACCATTGGCAGGGGAAGAAACGGAGGCCTAATGAATTTAAAGcactgttcaaggtcacacagcaaataggCAGTGGAGCTAAGATTTGAACTTGGGTTGGTCTGACTGGGTGTttggaagtgacatttgagctgggcttTGGAGAATATCCAAGGAGTTATCAGGCAGGGAAAAATGATAATCTCTTCCATGTGCATGGTGTTTAGGGTTCATCTAGCACCttctctctcatttaatcctgttTGTTCACATTCCAGATTTGGAGTTAGTGGCTTGGATGGGGTCTGACAAGgtggaagttttttgtttttgtttttgttttgtttttgatatattGGAGATGAGAGCTCCACTCATCCACTGACAAGCTAGCCTTGGGTGCAGGGCCCTCTCTCTTGTCGAGTGGAGGCCAGATACCAGAACTCCAGCCCTGAGGCTTTCTCTTGgctccagaattcttttttaagaatatCTGTGCCCCTGTGAGGGACCTTCCTTCTAAGTTCATTGCATGGCTCAATAACCTGCAAGATAAGATTAAAGTGGGGAAGTGATCTCTGAAAATTCATCTCAAAGTTTTTGTTCCTTGACTCCAAAGTGAGGTACCCTAGGGAACACAGACCCTGTTTCTTTCCTGCTCCTAAAGGGTGGGTTCGGGCAAAGGTTGGCTCTCAGCCTGCCTCTTTCATGTCTCAGAGAAGCCACTGGTGTGGGCAGAATTTTGCGTGCAAAGAATGGAAGGACTTAGCTACTTAATCCAGAGTGGTTTTGATGAGTGGGCAGGATGGAGACCAAATTCAGCAGCGTGTCTGGGAGATATATGATGCAAGAGAGATGAAATGTACTTCCTTTAGGATTTTTGAGATGATGTGGTATTCTGGCCGGAGCACAGAAGTAGGAGTCAGGAAATCTGGGTTCTAATGTGATTCTGCCTCTAACTAACAGTGTGACCTTGGACgggtccctcccttcccttctctggcaGAAATGACAGAGTCCAACTAGTCACCAAAAGGCCCTGTTTAACGATCATCATCCAAGCGAGTTTCGTTCTAGCTGGCCCTACACAGTGGTTATTTGTCTGGTTTGGTCAACTGAGCTCCACCTGCCATATTTGCAGATGGCCCCCAAAGAAGAAATGTCCTACGCAAGGTTATATAACCAGCAGGTATCAGAACCAGAATGGGAACCCAGTATCCGAACTCCCCATTCAGTGCTATTTCCTGTCAGCTCCTTGAAGCCAGAAACTTCAAAAAGAAAGGGAGGCTCAGAGCATTACATCATTTAATATGAAGAGACAAGGGCCTCCCCCCAGATGAAGTCCTCAGGGCCTTGCTGGGGGTGGCCATGAAGCCTGGCACTCTCCTCTGAGAAGTGCATCTAATGCCTTCGTGTACATCAGGCCAGCAATTTTCAAAATGCCTCTGACTTGCCTCCCGGTCATTATCagtgattctgtttttatttaaactctacaaattctgaattttccattttgCGAGGACTAGACCATCAAAGCAGAGCTTGTGAAACAAGTGAAGCATAATCATGATTTCAAAGGAGAATTTGTAACCTACTTAAGAGACTCTTCTAGGGCATTAGTAGCAGCTCTTGGCCAACCGGTGAGAGTGGTGCCGATCACAATTCTGTTCTTACTTGCTGAAACAAATCcaatatgaattttaattaacagcgttattaaaaaaaaaaaacggaacaGGTTGAATTACTGGCTATACTTGAAAGTcaatctgtatttatttaaaattaaaaatctaagggtgcctggctggctcagtcagtggagcatgcgactcttgatcttggggttgtcagtttgagccccacatttggtgtagagattgcttaaaaataaaatctttgagggacaccggggtggctcagttggttaagcgtctgcctttggctcaggtcatggtcccagggtcctaggatcgagccctgcatcgggctctctgatcagtggggagcctgcttctgtctctgcctgccactccccctgcttgtgcatgctctctctctctcacaaataaataaataaaatctttaataaaataaaataaaataaaaaacctataGTTAGTACTTTCCAGCATTAACAACTCCTCACTAAAAATTAGTCCAAATAATAAGAACTGTGGCTATTttgaaatggtttttaaaatatctggatTTGGATTTCACCTCCGGTGTCtaaaagccagagagagagagagagggagagatggagagagagagagagagagaactgtttTTGCTTGTATCTTTATGTCTGTGTTTCCTGGCCACTACCTATGATCTGGTCCTGCACTTCACTGATAGACTGAGAGCAAGCCATTCAGTTTTGAATTCATGAAACAATTCTCTGGAAATCCAATTGTTGATCTAGTAAACTGTGTTGGCATTCATTTTTGCAGTTTATGCAAGAGTGTGTCCTCACCCCTGTAAACTGTTTCACTTTAACATGAAAATAAACGTGCCTTACTCTCTCACTTCTGTTGATGTACTGACTCACACCTCTCCTTGACTAATGGTTTCCCTCTTTGAGCATCACCCCAGGAAAGCAGGGGGCCTAGGAAGCAGCTTATTCAATCAGCCATGCTCCGAAGTGAAGAAGTCAGAGAGAAGTGGGGCATAACCAGACAGAGTGGTAGGAaccagggagggaggctggggaggcgaGGTCAGAGCCAAAGGTGCTTGAGAAGTCTaagcagcaggaagagagatGGAGGGCAGTGTGAGCCAGCTCCCTCTGGAGAGAAACAGGAACAGGAAAGACATCTgggcctctcccttcctctgttgCCAGCCTGGGGTGAGGTGTGGAGGGGTAGCTACAGCATCAGGCTCATCATTGCCACTGCATGGGGAAACACTCTTTGTATCTCCCAAAGAGGTGAGCATGGGCTCTCGTCTCCAGCAGGAGGTGCACAAGTATGTGGTTCAGTTTCCTCAGGAAACACTAACAGTTCAGGGGCTCCAgtgtagagagagaaaggagtggggagggaatcCTTACTTATGGAGGGCCTATTCCATACATATCTGATCTCAACAATTTCTCACAAAAGCCCTACAAGGATGGATTATaacctccattttgcagatgaggaaactgaggctcagagaggatcATTAACTCATCCAGTTCCATAGCTTGTTGGTGGTTCTCACCATTGGCGCGTGAAACTGTATATCTGGGTTTTAACCCAGGCTCCACTGCAAACTGCCCCTGTTGCTCTGGGCAAGTCAGTGCAATTCAACAAACCTTTATCAGTAAGTGCTtaaatgaaaaacagtgtggGGAAAAGATTGTGTCCCTTCCAGTAGAAAGGACAGGCACAGACAAGAGTAACTGCAATAGAACGAACCCTATACAAAGTGCTATGAAGTCACTTTGCTTTCCTACCTTAGAttgcttatctgtaaagtgaGTGGGATGATGATCTCACGTAGGGGTTGGCAGACTTCTAtggtaaagggccagacagtgaATAGttcaggctttgcaggccatgcaGTCTCTGTCACAACCCAGCTCTGTTGTTGTAGCATGAAAGCCGCCACAGACAATACACCAACAGACAGGAGCGGCCACATGCTGTTTTCCCAAGTACAACATCCTTGTAGGTGTTCCAGCTGAACAACTTGGGGATGAGAGCAGCAGAGAACGattcattttcttcctgaatATTTACCCAACTGATATCTGTAGAGTTTCTGAGCTGGAGGGCCTTTcactttactttttattctgCTCTGACAACCTAGAATTGGGAtaaaggtttttttggggggggggagggaatgaTTCTAATCAGAATTCACTTAAGAgcatttctagaaaaaataaaatggtgtagcATCAGACATGGACACATAGTAACAATTTTAGAGTCTCTCTTTTGACACtggctgaaaaaaaatcaaagctaagCTATTTTAGATGACATTGGTCAAACTGGCATGTATTGGTTTGGGATGCCTCCTATGACCCCTATTATTGACTTGCTCTGAAACTTTATACCTGTGTATAAAGTATACCTGAATATAAACTATACACCTCTCAGTGTATTTATTCTAGCCCCAAATGATAAATATCTGACTTGCCTTGACCATGCATAATCATAGAAAGCCAACAAACAGCAAAGCTGATGCACTGGCCTGGCTTAAAAAGCTTTATCTATCTGTGGTTGAAGCACCACAGGCCTTTCTTTATAGAGAGAGCTCCCAGCTTAGCTAGAAAGACCAGCCATCTG
This genomic interval carries:
- the SLC24A1 gene encoding sodium/potassium/calcium exchanger 1 isoform X1; protein product: MGKLIRMGTRKRRLLWPKRLLWSRLFFLLGMLIIGSAYQHLRSPRGLPSLWAAVSSQHPVKLASRDLPNNDMMMVSSDPPRASSEMMGDTRVPQTTVGKDEATRGITMENTPNPPRRTANITSTMPKNNYSLTAADTERTKEDTTITPSRVLNHYTPTSKRPTVKNHTPTTSPRVEMQSYHPTQAGRKVMKYTPSPFGRLVSTYAPSTLMTMTESHGITPRTTLKDSETMTTTKILETNPSKRIVEETTPTTLKGIINKTPTSLINDMETNILTSPRSMTEENTLTTPRRVDNNRSTKPRGLVGKNKLTAPLRMGLEHTTAISEGRVTIRTTTTGSGPTETKASTATWSISNPLSGTSVSTSGISSTTFRGLAKKSSMAPRPSSPSKVRANPTIQVRHCVVVEPAPAVPPAPSPSLTTAMIPEAPSSNPSALPPGWPDLHSKAEYPPDLFSIEERRQGWVVLHIFGMMYVFVALAIVCDEYFVPALGVITDKLQISDDVAGATFMAAGGSAPELFTSLIGVFISHSNVGIGTIVGSAVFNILFVIGTCALFSREILNLTWWPLFRDVSFYILDLIMLILFFLDSLITWWESLLLLLAYALYVFTMKWNKQLEVWVKEQLSRRPVAKVMALGDLSKPGNGAAAVDELQENTKLKVVLPAVLTRGSSSASLHNSTIRSTIYQLMLHSLDPLGEARPSKDKESLSQEAKAKLHANAENKPEEEEPAQLPAVTVTPAPDPDVKGDQEEEDPGGQEGDVPGAESTGDVIGEEAETPDRGENGQQGGGETQLEGEGEIEAEGEGGEDEGEIKAEGGEGEHEGEDEGELQAEDGEMKADEGENEEQELNAESQGEAKSDEKGRDGEGGGEGGGSEDEEEEEEEEEEEEEEEEDEAEDEEEEEEEASEEPLSLEWPETRQKQAIYLFLLPIVFPLWLTVPDVRRLESKKFFVLTFLGSIMWIAMFSYLMVWWAHQVGETVGISEEIMGLTILAAGTSIPDLITSVIVARKGLGDMAVSSSVGSNIFDITMGLPVPWLLFSFINGLQPVPVSSNGLFCAIVLLFLMLLFVISSIASCKWRMNKILGFTMFLLYFVFLIISVMLEDRIISCPVSV
- the SLC24A1 gene encoding sodium/potassium/calcium exchanger 1 isoform X3 gives rise to the protein MGKLIRMGTRKRRLLWPKRLLWSRLFFLLGMLIIGSAYQHLRSPRGLPSLWAAVSSQHPVKLASRDLPNNDMMMVSSDPPRASSEMMGDTRVPQTTVGKDEATRGITMENTPNPPRRTANITSTMPKNNYSLTAADTERTKEDTTITPSRVLNHYTPTSKRPTVKNHTPTTSPRVEMQSYHPTQAGRKVMKYTPSPFGRLVSTYAPSTLMTMTESHGITPRTTLKDSETMTTTKILETNPSKRIVEETTPTTLKGIINKTPTSLINDMETNILTSPRSMTEENTLTTPRRVDNNRSTKPRGLVGKNKLTAPLRMGLEHTTAISEGRVTIRTTTTGSGPTETKASTATWSISNPLSGTSVSTSGISSTTFRGLAKKSSMAPRPSSPSKVRANPTIQVRHCVVVEPAPAVPPAPSPSLTTAMIPEAPSSNPSALPPGWPDLHSKAEYPPDLFSIEERRQGWVVLHIFGMMYVFVALAIVCDEYFVPALGVITDKLQISDDVAGATFMAAGGSAPELFTSLIGVFISHSNVGIGTIVGSAVFNILFVIGTCALFSREILNLTWWPLFRDVSFYILDLIMLILFFLDSLITWWESLLLLLAYALYVFTMKWNKQLEVWVKEQLSRRPVAKVMALGDLSKPGNGAAAVDELQENTKLKVVLPAVLTRGSSSASLHNSTIRSTIYQLMLHSLDPLGEARPSKDKESLSQEAKAKLHANAENKPEEEEPAQLPAVTVTPAPDPDVKGDQEEEDPGGQEGDVPGAESTGDVIGEEAETPDRGENGQQGGGETQLEGEGEIEAEGEGGEDEGEIKAEGGEGEHEGEDEGELQAEDGEMKADEGENEEQELNAESQGEAKSDEKGRDGEGGGEGGGSEDEEEEEEEEEEEEEEEEDEAEDEEEEEEEASEEPLSLEWPETRQKQAIYLFLLPIVFPLWLTVPDVRRLVGETVGISEEIMGLTILAAGTSIPDLITSVIVARKGLGDMAVSSSVGSNIFDITMGLPVPWLLFSFINGLQPVPVSSNGLFCAIVLLFLMLLFVISSIASCKWRMNKILGFTMFLLYFVFLIISVMLEDRIISCPVSV
- the SLC24A1 gene encoding sodium/potassium/calcium exchanger 1 isoform X2 — encoded protein: MGKLIRMGTRKRRLLWPKRLLWSRLFFLLGMLIIGSAYQHLRSPRGLPSLWAAVSSQHPVKLASRDLPNNDMMMVSSDPPRASSEMMGDTRVPQTTVGKDEATRGITMENTPNPPRRTANITSTMPKNNYSLTAADTERTKEDTTITPSRVLNHYTPTSKRPTVKNHTPTTSPRVEMQSYHPTQAGRKVMKYTPSPFGRLVSTYAPSTLMTMTESHGITPRTTLKDSETMTTTKILETNPSKRIVEETTPTTLKGIINKTPTSLINDMETNILTSPRSMTEENTLTTPRRVDNNRSTKPRGLVGKNKLTAPLRMGLEHTTAISEGRVTIRTTTTGSGPTETKASTATWSISNPLSGTSVSTSGISSTTFRGLAKKSSMAPRPSSPSKVRANPTIQVRHCVVVEPAPAVPPAPSPSLTTAMIPEAPSSNPSALPPGWPDLHSKAEYPPDLFSIEERRQGWVVLHIFGMMYVFVALAIVCDEYFVPALGVITDKLQISDDVAGATFMAAGGSAPELFTSLIGVFISHSNVGIGTIVGSAVFNILFVIGTCALFSREILNLTWWPLFRDVSFYILDLIMLILFFLDSLITWWESLLLLLAYALYVFTMKWNKQLEVWVKEQLSRRPVAKVMALGDLSKLPAVLPAVLTRGSSSASLHNSTIRSTIYQLMLHSLDPLGEARPSKDKESLSQEAKAKLHANAENKPEEEEPAQLPAVTVTPAPDPDVKGDQEEEDPGGQEGDVPGAESTGDVIGEEAETPDRGENGQQGGGETQLEGEGEIEAEGEGGEDEGEIKAEGGEGEHEGEDEGELQAEDGEMKADEGENEEQELNAESQGEAKSDEKGRDGEGGGEGGGSEDEEEEEEEEEEEEEEEEDEAEDEEEEEEEASEEPLSLEWPETRQKQAIYLFLLPIVFPLWLTVPDVRRLESKKFFVLTFLGSIMWIAMFSYLMVWWAHQVGETVGISEEIMGLTILAAGTSIPDLITSVIVARKGLGDMAVSSSVGSNIFDITMGLPVPWLLFSFINGLQPVPVSSNGLFCAIVLLFLMLLFVISSIASCKWRMNKILGFTMFLLYFVFLIISVMLEDRIISCPVSV